In one window of Bradyrhizobium sp. AZCC 1721 DNA:
- a CDS encoding MmgE/PrpD family protein, which produces MAHETATLAAYVADLKFRDIPPEVLERAKVLTLDFLGSTIRARRDAESTPSLLKMLEALALDGKGEATVFGDAKTWTPAVAALLNGALGHSLDFDDTHADSSLHPSAPVVPAAFAVGEMVGASGRDVLTAIVAGYEVCCRLGNALDPTSHYARGFHPTATAGTYGAAAAAGKLFGLSKDQIISAFGVSGSQAAGSLQFLVNGAWNKRYQVGAAAMNGVIAATLARNNFVGSTESVEGKHGLLVGYSDDAHPDKATAGLGKTYETLRIGVKPYPSCRYTHAALDALIAMRREHNLTPDQIKRVEIGLHRNGITLTGDAATKRHPTSIVGGQFSMFFTGALALDQGRFGWDDYERLGDAAVNALADKFDVVQDDRLEIGRTHPFGARVSITTDDGVHERLYADPSGEPDTFPDAQAMQQKFLTLARPVLNGRADQLADAILSLERFDRVEKATQLGRQ; this is translated from the coding sequence ATGGCCCACGAAACCGCAACGCTCGCAGCCTATGTCGCCGACCTGAAATTTAGAGATATTCCGCCCGAAGTGCTGGAGCGCGCCAAGGTGCTGACGCTGGATTTCCTCGGCAGCACGATCCGGGCGCGGCGCGATGCGGAATCCACGCCCTCGCTGCTGAAGATGCTGGAAGCGCTGGCGCTGGACGGCAAGGGCGAGGCCACTGTGTTCGGCGATGCGAAGACCTGGACGCCCGCGGTCGCCGCGCTGCTTAACGGCGCGCTCGGCCATTCCCTCGATTTCGACGACACGCATGCCGACTCCTCGCTGCATCCGAGCGCACCCGTGGTGCCAGCGGCGTTTGCGGTCGGCGAAATGGTCGGCGCATCCGGGCGCGACGTGCTGACTGCGATCGTGGCCGGCTATGAAGTGTGCTGTCGGCTCGGCAACGCGCTCGATCCGACCTCGCACTATGCGCGCGGCTTTCATCCGACCGCGACGGCGGGAACCTATGGCGCGGCAGCCGCGGCGGGGAAGCTGTTCGGCCTCTCGAAGGACCAGATCATCTCAGCCTTCGGCGTTTCCGGCAGCCAGGCCGCCGGCTCGCTGCAGTTCCTCGTCAACGGCGCGTGGAACAAGCGCTACCAGGTCGGTGCCGCCGCCATGAACGGCGTCATCGCCGCCACGCTGGCACGCAACAATTTTGTCGGCTCGACCGAGTCGGTCGAGGGCAAGCATGGCCTCCTCGTCGGCTACAGCGACGACGCTCATCCCGACAAGGCGACAGCCGGCCTCGGCAAGACCTACGAGACGCTGCGGATCGGCGTGAAGCCGTATCCAAGCTGCCGCTATACTCATGCGGCGCTCGATGCGCTGATCGCGATGCGCAGGGAGCACAATCTGACGCCGGATCAGATCAAGCGGGTCGAGATTGGCCTGCACCGCAACGGCATCACACTGACTGGCGATGCCGCCACAAAGCGGCATCCGACCTCGATCGTCGGCGGACAATTCTCGATGTTCTTCACCGGCGCGCTGGCGCTCGACCAGGGCCGTTTTGGCTGGGACGATTACGAGCGGCTCGGCGATGCCGCCGTCAATGCGCTCGCGGATAAATTCGACGTGGTGCAGGACGATCGCCTGGAAATCGGCCGCACCCATCCCTTCGGTGCGCGCGTCTCGATCACCACCGACGACGGCGTGCATGAGAGGCTCTATGCCGATCCCTCCGGCGAGCCGGATACGTTTCCCGACGCGCAGGCGATGCAGCAAAAATTCCTCACGCTCGCCCGCCCCGTGCTGAACGGCCGCGCCGATCAGCTCGCCGACGCGATCCTGTCGCTGGAGCGGTTCGACCGCGTCGAGAAGGCCACGCAATTGGGGCGGCAGTAG
- a CDS encoding MATE family efflux transporter → MTSLDKIERAAMAPPVSAAVPGRHLAIELAETLKLAVPIALTQLGQIAMMTTDIALIGRLGSEAMAAAALAHTVFFVSFTFGMGLVSAVAPLAAQAFGARNPHLIRRSLRVGMWAAFLMSLPMMALSFYGEPILLMLGQAPTAARLAQEYLLGLTWSVLPALWFMAIRGFMSAVNRPEPILWITLAAIPANALLVYLLLYGAFGLPQLGLFGAGLATSIVNLGTFLAGLWFAARRRPFRKFQILGHFWHVDWKLMRQLVVIGAPISLSFLLEYGLFGAAGLLMGIISTTALAAHQIALQVAAILFMVPFGIGMAATVRVGHAIGRGDAGAVRRAGYVATWLGIVLAAILTLAVVISRFGIAEIFLGENTDATAELSATLLLVGSTFFIADAIQTIAAGSLRGMNDTRVPLLFAILSYWLIGFACAWWLGFWTSLGAVGVWSGLSVGTAVYAVLLLLRFRLLASRPRRWRA, encoded by the coding sequence ATGACCTCGCTTGATAAAATTGAACGCGCAGCGATGGCGCCGCCCGTCTCTGCGGCCGTGCCCGGCCGTCACCTCGCGATCGAGCTTGCCGAGACGCTCAAACTCGCGGTGCCGATCGCGCTGACCCAACTCGGGCAGATCGCGATGATGACGACCGACATTGCCCTGATCGGCCGGCTCGGCAGCGAGGCCATGGCTGCGGCCGCGCTGGCGCATACCGTCTTCTTTGTCAGCTTCACCTTCGGCATGGGACTGGTATCCGCCGTAGCACCCTTGGCGGCGCAGGCATTTGGCGCACGCAATCCGCATTTGATCCGGCGGTCGCTCCGCGTCGGCATGTGGGCTGCATTCCTGATGTCGCTGCCGATGATGGCGCTGTCGTTCTACGGCGAGCCGATCCTGTTGATGCTGGGCCAGGCGCCGACGGCTGCACGCCTTGCGCAAGAATATCTGCTCGGCCTGACCTGGAGCGTCTTGCCCGCACTGTGGTTCATGGCGATTCGCGGCTTCATGAGCGCGGTCAACCGGCCCGAGCCGATCCTGTGGATCACGCTCGCCGCGATCCCGGCCAATGCGCTACTGGTCTATCTCTTGCTGTATGGCGCCTTCGGCCTGCCGCAGCTTGGCCTGTTCGGCGCGGGATTGGCGACCTCGATCGTCAATCTCGGCACATTCTTGGCGGGCCTGTGGTTTGCCGCACGGCGCCGCCCATTCCGAAAATTTCAGATACTCGGCCATTTCTGGCACGTCGACTGGAAGCTGATGCGGCAGCTCGTTGTGATCGGTGCGCCGATCTCGCTCTCCTTCCTGCTCGAATACGGCCTGTTCGGCGCCGCGGGCCTGCTGATGGGCATCATCAGCACCACCGCGCTGGCGGCACATCAGATCGCGCTGCAGGTCGCGGCCATCCTGTTCATGGTGCCGTTCGGCATCGGCATGGCCGCCACCGTGCGGGTCGGTCATGCCATCGGCCGCGGCGACGCCGGCGCGGTGCGGCGTGCCGGTTACGTCGCAACCTGGCTCGGCATCGTACTGGCGGCGATTCTGACACTCGCGGTGGTGATCAGCCGCTTTGGCATTGCGGAGATTTTTCTTGGCGAGAACACCGACGCGACGGCCGAACTCTCGGCAACGCTGCTGCTGGTCGGATCGACCTTCTTCATCGCTGACGCGATCCAGACGATTGCCGCCGGCTCGTTGCGCGGCATGAACGACACGCGCGTGCCGCTGTTGTTCGCGATCCTCAGTTACTGGCTGATCGGGTTCGCCTGCGCCTGGTGGCTTGGCTTCTGGACCTCGCTGGGCGCCGTCGGCGTGTGGAGCGGGCTCTCGGTCGGGACCGCTGTCTATGCCGTGCTTCTGCTGTTGCGCTTCCGGCTGCTGGCGAGCAGGCCGCGACGATGGCGAGCCTGA
- the murA gene encoding UDP-N-acetylglucosamine 1-carboxyvinyltransferase, whose amino-acid sequence MPPIQYIVEGGHRLAGTIEPSGNKNSALPIIAAALLTEDPVTLENVPRIRDTETLVELIRSVGASAEWQARNTLAIHAKEVRAADLDPELCARIRASILLAGPLLARCGEVALPPPGGDVIGRRRLDTHFLAFEQLGATVTATHRLEFRASRLEGADVFLDEPSVTATENALVAAVAAHGTTFLRNAASEPHVQDLAHFLVALGAKIEGIGTNTIIVHGPATLCGASYSIQPDHIEVGSLIGLAAVTRSPLRIAKAGVEHLRSIRMGFERLGIVCGVEGDDLVVPSGQTMKIHDDFGGHVPKLEDQPWPAFPADLMSIAIVTATQCDGVILMFEKMFESRMFFVDKLISMGARIVLCDPHRAIVAGPSRLRGAPMTSPDIRAGMAMLLAAVAAEGTSTINNADQIERGYERIEQRLNALGARITRVPARDGH is encoded by the coding sequence ATGCCGCCCATTCAGTATATCGTTGAAGGCGGCCACCGGCTGGCGGGAACAATCGAGCCATCCGGCAACAAGAATTCTGCGCTGCCGATTATCGCGGCCGCCCTGCTCACCGAAGATCCGGTCACGCTGGAAAACGTGCCGCGCATCCGCGACACCGAGACGCTGGTTGAATTGATCCGCTCGGTCGGCGCTTCCGCCGAATGGCAGGCGCGCAATACGCTTGCGATCCACGCCAAGGAGGTCCGCGCCGCCGATCTCGATCCTGAACTTTGCGCGCGGATCCGTGCCTCGATCCTGCTGGCCGGGCCGCTATTGGCGCGCTGCGGCGAGGTGGCGCTGCCGCCGCCCGGCGGCGACGTCATTGGACGCCGTCGTCTCGATACGCATTTTCTCGCCTTTGAGCAGTTAGGTGCCACCGTCACCGCCACCCACCGGCTGGAATTCCGCGCCTCCCGCCTCGAGGGTGCCGACGTCTTTCTCGACGAGCCGAGCGTTACGGCCACCGAGAACGCGCTAGTCGCGGCGGTCGCCGCTCACGGCACCACATTCTTGCGCAACGCGGCCTCCGAGCCGCATGTACAGGACCTCGCGCATTTCCTCGTAGCGCTCGGCGCCAAGATCGAGGGCATCGGCACCAACACCATCATCGTGCACGGCCCGGCGACGCTTTGCGGCGCAAGCTATTCGATCCAGCCCGACCATATCGAAGTCGGCTCGCTGATCGGACTTGCCGCGGTGACGCGCTCGCCGCTGCGCATCGCCAAGGCCGGCGTCGAGCATCTGCGCTCCATCCGGATGGGATTTGAACGGCTCGGCATCGTCTGCGGCGTCGAGGGCGACGATCTCGTGGTGCCCTCGGGCCAGACCATGAAGATCCATGATGATTTCGGCGGCCATGTGCCGAAGCTCGAGGACCAGCCGTGGCCGGCCTTCCCGGCCGACCTGATGTCGATTGCGATCGTGACCGCGACGCAATGCGACGGCGTCATCCTGATGTTTGAAAAAATGTTCGAGTCGCGGATGTTCTTCGTCGACAAGCTGATCTCTATGGGCGCCCGTATCGTGCTGTGCGACCCGCACCGCGCGATCGTGGCCGGCCCGAGCCGGCTGCGCGGCGCGCCGATGACTTCGCCCGACATCCGCGCCGGCATGGCGATGCTGCTGGCGGCGGTCGCCGCCGAAGGCACGTCAACGATCAACAACGCCGACCAGATCGAGCGCGGCTACGAGCGCATCGAGCAGCGGCTCAATGCGCTGGGCGCGCGAATTACCCGAGTTCCGGCACGCGACGGCCACTAG
- the gyrB gene encoding DNA topoisomerase (ATP-hydrolyzing) subunit B — protein MTEPARRTPADTEHPIPVEYGAESIRVLKGLDAVRKRPGMYIGDTDDGSGLHHMVYEVVDNAIDEALAGHATRVDVILNADNSVTVRDDGRGIPVDIHKGEGISAAEVIMTQLHAGGKFDQNSYKVSGGLHGVGVSVVNALSSSLKLRVWRDGKEHFVEFAHGDALAPLKVIGEAEGKRGTEVTFLASGETFKNIEYDFATLEHRLRELAFLNSGVHIILSDMRHAVEKREEMRYDGGVEEFVKYLDRNKKAIVPVPIMVRSESNGIGVEAALWWNDSYHENVLCFTNNIPQRDGGTHLAGFRGALTRQVNGYADANAKKEKIALTGDDCREGLTAVLSVKVPDPKFSSQTKDKLVSSEVRPVVENVINEALAAWFEEHPAEAKVIVGKVIQAAAAREAARKARELTRKSPLSVSSLPGKLADCQEKDPAKSELFIVEGDSAGGSAKQGRNREFQAVLPLRGKILNVERVRTDKMLSSEQIGTLITALGTGISDDFSADKLRYHKIIVMTDADVDGAHIRTLLLTFFYRQMRELIDRGHLYIAQPPLYKVTRGKSEQYLKDERALEDYLIATGLDDCVFKPASGSERGGRDLLSLVEDARVIRGILNNLHSRYNRKVVEQAAIAGVLNPRITGDIATANAAADYIARRLDALADEVERGWIGRFTEGEGFFFERTIRGVKDVAIIDDALLGSADARKLDDYAVRLQEAYPNPTGVLRRKDTETAVYGPVSLFEAITDAGRKGVALQRYKGLGEMNPEQLWTTTLDTNERSLLQVKIKEVDEADDIFTKLMGDVVEPRREFIQDNSLSANVDV, from the coding sequence ATGACAGAACCTGCCCGGCGGACCCCTGCCGACACTGAGCATCCCATTCCCGTTGAATATGGTGCGGAATCGATCCGGGTGTTGAAGGGCCTCGATGCCGTTCGCAAGCGGCCGGGCATGTATATCGGCGACACCGATGACGGTTCCGGCCTGCATCACATGGTCTACGAGGTCGTCGACAACGCCATTGACGAAGCGCTCGCGGGCCATGCCACGCGCGTCGACGTGATCCTCAACGCAGACAATTCGGTGACCGTGCGCGACGACGGCCGCGGCATTCCCGTCGACATCCACAAGGGTGAAGGCATTTCCGCCGCCGAGGTCATCATGACCCAGCTCCACGCCGGCGGTAAATTCGACCAGAATTCCTACAAGGTATCGGGCGGGCTGCACGGCGTCGGCGTCTCCGTCGTCAACGCGCTGTCGAGCTCGCTGAAGCTCAGGGTCTGGCGCGACGGCAAGGAGCATTTCGTCGAGTTCGCCCACGGCGACGCGCTGGCACCTTTGAAGGTGATCGGCGAGGCCGAAGGCAAGCGCGGCACCGAGGTCACCTTCCTCGCCTCGGGCGAGACCTTCAAGAACATCGAGTATGATTTCGCGACGCTGGAGCACAGGCTGCGCGAGCTCGCGTTCCTCAATTCCGGCGTTCACATCATCCTCTCCGACATGCGTCACGCGGTCGAGAAGCGCGAGGAGATGCGCTACGACGGTGGCGTTGAGGAGTTCGTCAAATATCTCGACCGCAACAAGAAGGCGATTGTGCCTGTCCCGATCATGGTGCGGTCGGAATCCAACGGCATCGGCGTCGAGGCGGCGCTGTGGTGGAACGACAGCTACCATGAGAACGTGCTGTGCTTCACCAACAACATCCCGCAGCGTGACGGTGGCACCCATCTCGCCGGTTTCCGCGGCGCGCTAACACGCCAGGTCAACGGCTATGCTGACGCCAACGCGAAGAAGGAAAAGATCGCGCTGACCGGCGACGATTGCCGCGAAGGCCTCACCGCCGTGCTGTCGGTCAAGGTGCCGGACCCGAAGTTTTCGTCGCAAACCAAGGACAAGCTGGTGTCCTCGGAAGTGCGCCCGGTGGTCGAGAACGTCATCAACGAGGCGCTGGCGGCGTGGTTCGAGGAGCACCCGGCCGAGGCCAAGGTCATCGTCGGCAAGGTGATCCAGGCGGCGGCCGCGCGCGAAGCCGCCCGCAAGGCGCGCGAACTGACGCGCAAGAGCCCGCTCAGCGTTTCCTCGCTGCCCGGCAAGCTCGCCGACTGCCAGGAGAAGGATCCAGCCAAGTCCGAACTGTTCATCGTCGAGGGCGACTCGGCCGGCGGCAGCGCCAAGCAGGGCCGCAACCGCGAATTCCAGGCGGTGCTGCCGCTGCGCGGCAAGATCCTCAATGTCGAGCGCGTCCGCACCGACAAGATGCTGTCGAGCGAGCAGATCGGCACGCTGATCACCGCGCTCGGCACCGGCATCAGCGACGACTTCTCCGCCGACAAGCTGCGCTATCACAAGATCATCGTGATGACGGACGCCGACGTCGACGGCGCCCACATCCGCACGCTGCTCTTGACATTCTTCTACCGGCAGATGCGCGAATTGATCGACCGCGGCCACCTCTATATCGCGCAGCCGCCGCTCTACAAGGTGACGCGCGGCAAGTCCGAGCAGTACCTGAAGGACGAGCGGGCGCTGGAGGATTACCTGATCGCGACCGGCCTCGATGACTGCGTGTTCAAGCCGGCGTCGGGCTCGGAACGCGGCGGGCGCGACCTGCTGTCGCTGGTGGAGGACGCGCGCGTGATCCGCGGCATCCTGAACAATCTGCACAGCCGCTATAACCGCAAGGTGGTCGAGCAAGCCGCTATCGCGGGCGTGCTCAACCCGAGGATCACCGGCGACATCGCCACCGCCAATGCCGCCGCCGATTACATCGCCAGGCGTCTCGATGCGCTGGCCGACGAGGTCGAGCGCGGCTGGATCGGCCGTTTCACCGAAGGCGAAGGCTTCTTCTTCGAGCGCACCATCCGCGGCGTCAAGGATGTCGCCATCATCGACGACGCCCTGCTCGGCTCCGCCGACGCCCGCAAGCTCGACGACTATGCCGTGAGACTTCAGGAGGCCTATCCGAACCCGACCGGGGTGTTGCGCCGTAAGGATACGGAAACCGCCGTTTATGGACCGGTCAGCCTATTCGAGGCGATAACCGACGCCGGCCGCAAGGGCGTGGCGCTGCAGCGCTACAAAGGCCTCGGCGAAATGAACCCGGAACAGCTCTGGACAACCACGCTCGATACCAACGAACGTTCGCTGCTGCAGGTGAAGATCAAGGAGGTCGACGAGGCCGACGACATCTTCACCAAGCTGATGGGTGACGTCGTCGAACCGCGCCGCGAATTCATCCAGGATAATTCGCTCAGCGCCAATGTCGACGTGTGA
- the recF gene encoding DNA replication/repair protein RecF (All proteins in this family for which functions are known are DNA-binding proteins that assist the filamentation of RecA onto DNA for the initiation of recombination or recombinational repair.) encodes MTPSRIHRLSLTHFRNYRAASVQVRGDMVVLVGPNGAGKTNCLEAISFLSPGRGLRRARLEDVADNQGDGSWAVSAEVEGALGLATLGTGIDAPGTEASSSRRCRIDREPVGSAAAFGDHLRMVWLTPAMDGLFLGAASERRRFFDRLVLAIDSEHSSRVSALERSLRSRNRLLEVRNYDDHWCDAIERETAELAVAVAATRGQTVTRLAAMLRERGAASAFPSAQIMLDGWMENALVNESATAVEDRYRDILRASRARDAAAGRTLDGPHLTDLQVIYAPKNMPARDASTGEQKALLIGLVLAHATLVAEMTGIVPLLLLDEVVAHLDPVRRKALFDELAKLGAQIWMTGADPAAFVDIGETGEIFDVESGQVSRRT; translated from the coding sequence ATGACCCCGTCCCGTATCCATCGGCTCTCGCTCACACATTTCCGCAATTATCGCGCGGCGAGCGTGCAGGTGCGCGGCGATATGGTGGTGCTGGTGGGGCCAAACGGCGCCGGCAAGACCAATTGCCTGGAGGCGATCTCGTTTCTGTCGCCGGGACGCGGCCTGCGGCGCGCGAGGCTGGAGGATGTCGCCGACAATCAGGGCGACGGCTCCTGGGCGGTATCGGCCGAGGTCGAGGGCGCGCTGGGGCTTGCCACGCTCGGCACCGGCATCGACGCGCCGGGAACAGAGGCCTCGTCCAGCCGTCGCTGCCGGATCGACCGCGAGCCGGTGGGTTCGGCGGCGGCGTTTGGCGATCATTTGCGCATGGTGTGGCTGACGCCGGCGATGGACGGCCTGTTCCTTGGCGCGGCCTCGGAGCGGCGGCGCTTCTTCGACCGCCTGGTGCTGGCGATCGACAGCGAGCATTCCAGTCGCGTTTCCGCGCTGGAGCGCTCGCTGCGTTCGCGCAACCGTCTGCTCGAAGTGCGCAATTATGACGACCATTGGTGTGACGCGATCGAGCGCGAAACTGCCGAACTGGCGGTTGCGGTTGCCGCCACGCGCGGCCAGACGGTGACTAGACTGGCGGCGATGCTGCGTGAACGTGGCGCGGCTTCGGCCTTTCCGTCGGCGCAGATCATGCTCGACGGCTGGATGGAGAATGCGCTGGTCAATGAATCCGCAACCGCCGTGGAGGATCGCTACCGCGATATCCTGCGCGCCAGCCGCGCCCGCGACGCCGCCGCCGGCCGCACGCTGGACGGGCCCCATCTCACGGACTTGCAGGTGATCTACGCACCAAAAAACATGCCGGCCCGCGACGCCTCCACCGGAGAGCAAAAGGCGCTGCTGATCGGGCTGGTGCTGGCCCATGCCACGCTGGTCGCCGAGATGACCGGGATCGTGCCGCTGCTGCTGCTCGACGAAGTCGTCGCGCATCTTGATCCCGTCAGGCGCAAGGCGCTGTTCGATGAACTCGCAAAGCTCGGCGCGCAGATCTGGATGACCGGCGCCGATCCGGCAGCGTTCGTCGACATCGGCGAGACCGGCGAGATTTTTGACGTCGAGTCTGGCCAGGTGAGCCGCCGTACCTAG
- the dnaN gene encoding DNA polymerase III subunit beta, with protein sequence MKVTVERAQLLKSLGHVHRVVERRNTIPILGNVLVRAENARLSLKATDLDLEVTETLAAETGTAGSTTVPAHMFYDIVRKLPDGAQIVLEADGDRSVMAIRAGRSRFTLQTLPESDFPDLAAGDMTHSFSLAAADVKRLIDRTQFAISTEETRYYLNGIYLHTAGSAKAATLRGVATDGHRLAQIDLALPSGATGMPGVIVPRKTVGEVLRLIENNEAEVKIELSQGKIRFTLGNVVLTSKLIDGTFPDYGRVIPQNNDKELIVDKKDFEAAVDRVSTISSERGRAVKLALSAGKLVLSVTNPDSGSATEELEVEYASDALDIGFNSRYLLDIAAQIEGEVAVLRLADPGSPTLVQDKDNKGALYVLMPMRV encoded by the coding sequence ATGAAGGTCACCGTCGAACGCGCGCAACTGCTGAAATCGCTGGGTCACGTCCATCGCGTGGTCGAGCGCCGCAACACCATTCCGATCCTCGGCAATGTGCTGGTCCGCGCCGAAAACGCCAGGCTGTCGCTGAAGGCTACGGACCTCGATCTCGAGGTGACCGAAACGCTGGCGGCGGAGACCGGAACCGCCGGCTCCACCACCGTGCCGGCGCATATGTTCTATGACATCGTCCGCAAACTGCCCGACGGCGCGCAGATCGTGCTGGAGGCCGACGGCGACCGCTCGGTGATGGCCATCCGCGCCGGCCGCTCGCGCTTCACCCTTCAGACCCTGCCTGAAAGCGATTTCCCCGATCTCGCCGCCGGCGACATGACGCATTCGTTCTCGCTCGCGGCTGCCGACGTCAAGCGCCTGATCGACCGTACGCAGTTTGCGATCTCGACGGAAGAGACCCGCTATTACCTCAACGGCATCTACCTGCACACGGCCGGCAGCGCCAAGGCCGCGACGCTGCGCGGGGTTGCGACCGACGGACATCGGCTGGCGCAGATCGATCTGGCGCTGCCCTCCGGCGCCACCGGCATGCCCGGCGTGATCGTGCCGCGCAAGACGGTGGGCGAGGTGCTGCGGCTGATCGAGAACAATGAAGCCGAAGTCAAAATCGAACTGTCGCAGGGCAAAATCCGCTTCACCCTCGGCAATGTCGTGCTGACCTCAAAGCTGATCGATGGAACCTTCCCGGATTATGGCCGCGTCATCCCGCAGAACAACGACAAGGAACTGATCGTCGACAAGAAGGATTTCGAGGCGGCGGTAGATCGTGTCTCGACCATTTCGAGCGAGCGCGGCCGTGCCGTAAAGCTGGCGCTGTCCGCCGGCAAGCTCGTGCTGTCGGTGACCAATCCGGATTCCGGCAGCGCCACCGAAGAGCTCGAAGTCGAATACGCCTCCGACGCGCTCGATATCGGCTTCAACTCGCGCTACCTGCTCGACATCGCCGCCCAGATCGAAGGCGAAGTCGCCGTGCTCCGCCTCGCCGACCCCGGCTCGCCGACCCTGGTACAGGACAAGGACAACAAGGGCGCACTCTACGTGCTGATGCCGATGCGGGTGTGA
- the dnaA gene encoding chromosomal replication initiator protein DnaA, whose translation MTNTEQDRWSRVKGRLRTSVGEDVYTSWFARMDLEGVQDESVRLSVPTRFLKSWIQAHYADRVLTCWQAEMPEVHRIDLTVRTAMRSAAPVKEPTAPADQRRIEQINGRPAPELRATATAPVSASHDALGGSPLDPRLTFASFVIGRSNTLAHAAARQVAEGRRGDPVMFNPLYIHAGVGLGKTHLLQAVTWAGNSGNERKVLYLTAEKFMYGFVAALKTQTALAFKEALRGIDVLVIDDLQFLQGKSTQAEFCHTLNALIDAGRQVVIAADRPPSDLESLDDRVRSRLAGGLVVEMGSLGEELRLGILKSRVAAARAHHASFDVPEAVLDYLARTITHNGRDLEGAINRLLAHSKLNAQPVTLEMAEREVRDLIRPQEPKRIKIEDIQRVVARQYNVSRSDLLSSRRTANVVRPRQVAMYLAKTLTLRSLPEIGRRFGGRDHTTVLHAVRKIEALVARDIALSEEVDSLKRQLQE comes from the coding sequence ATGACAAATACGGAACAGGATCGCTGGTCGCGCGTGAAGGGGCGGTTGCGGACGAGTGTGGGCGAGGACGTCTACACGAGCTGGTTTGCGCGCATGGACCTCGAAGGCGTGCAGGACGAAAGCGTCCGTCTGTCGGTGCCGACCCGCTTTCTCAAGAGCTGGATCCAGGCGCATTACGCCGACCGTGTCCTGACCTGCTGGCAGGCCGAGATGCCGGAAGTACACCGGATCGACCTCACCGTGCGCACGGCGATGCGATCCGCCGCGCCCGTCAAGGAACCGACCGCGCCGGCCGATCAACGCCGTATCGAGCAGATCAATGGCCGGCCCGCGCCTGAACTGCGCGCCACCGCCACTGCGCCGGTGTCCGCCAGCCATGATGCGCTCGGCGGCTCTCCGCTCGACCCGCGCCTGACCTTTGCAAGTTTTGTCATCGGTCGCTCGAATACCCTCGCCCACGCGGCGGCTCGCCAGGTTGCAGAAGGCCGCCGCGGCGATCCCGTGATGTTCAACCCGCTCTACATTCACGCCGGCGTCGGCCTCGGCAAAACCCATTTGCTGCAGGCCGTGACATGGGCCGGCAATTCGGGGAACGAGCGCAAGGTGCTCTATCTCACCGCCGAGAAATTCATGTACGGCTTTGTCGCTGCGCTGAAGACACAGACGGCGCTGGCGTTCAAGGAGGCGCTACGCGGCATCGACGTGCTCGTGATCGACGACCTGCAGTTCCTGCAGGGCAAGTCGACCCAGGCCGAGTTCTGCCACACGCTGAACGCGCTGATCGATGCCGGACGTCAGGTGGTGATCGCCGCCGACCGCCCGCCGTCCGATCTCGAGAGTCTGGACGACCGCGTGCGCTCGCGGTTGGCTGGCGGTCTCGTTGTCGAGATGGGCTCGCTCGGCGAGGAGCTGCGGCTCGGCATCCTGAAATCGCGCGTCGCAGCAGCCCGCGCGCATCATGCGAGCTTCGATGTGCCGGAGGCAGTGCTGGATTATCTGGCGCGCACCATCACCCACAACGGCCGCGACCTCGAAGGCGCCATCAACCGCCTGCTCGCCCATTCCAAGCTCAACGCCCAGCCGGTGACGCTGGAAATGGCCGAGCGCGAAGTGCGCGACCTGATCCGTCCGCAGGAACCGAAGCGGATCAAGATCGAGGACATCCAGCGGGTTGTCGCCCGGCAATACAATGTCAGCCGTTCGGACCTCTTGTCATCGCGGCGGACCGCGAACGTGGTTCGCCCGCGCCAGGTGGCGATGTATCTGGCAAAGACGCTGACACTGCGTTCGCTGCCCGAAATCGGCCGACGGTTCGGCGGACGCGACCACACTACGGTGCTGCACGCCGTGCGCAAGATAGAGGCACTGGTGGCCCGGGATATCGCGCTGTCCGAAGAGGTCGACTCTCTGAAGCGGCAATTGCAGGAATAG
- the rpsT gene encoding 30S ribosomal protein S20, with product MANTTSAKKATRKIARRTIVNKSRRTQMRGAVRTVEEAIKSGDRNAALEAMKRAEPELMQAAQRNIIHKNNASRKVSRLTHAIAKLAK from the coding sequence ATGGCCAATACGACTTCCGCCAAAAAGGCGACCCGCAAGATTGCCCGCCGCACCATCGTCAACAAGTCGCGTCGCACCCAGATGCGCGGCGCGGTCCGGACCGTCGAGGAAGCGATCAAGAGCGGCGACCGCAATGCGGCGCTGGAAGCAATGAAGCGCGCGGAACCAGAACTGATGCAGGCGGCGCAGCGCAACATCATTCACAAGAACAATGCGAGCCGGAAGGTGTCGCGCCTGACGCATGCGATCGCCAAGCTCGCGAAGTGA